In Brachypodium distachyon strain Bd21 chromosome 2, Brachypodium_distachyon_v3.0, whole genome shotgun sequence, one genomic interval encodes:
- the LOC100840300 gene encoding serine/threonine-protein kinase STY13 gives MKEAGGDGGGEGAAAGPGFVRADQIDLKSLDEQLERHLSRAWTMEKRKEEGDKDAKQQQQQPRRREGWEADPARLVVRGVIARGTFGTVHRGVYDGHDVAVKLLDWGEDGHRSEQEVTAVRAAFSQEVTVWHKLDHPNVTKFIGAIMGARDLNIQTENGNIGMPTNVCCVVVEYLPGGALKTFLIKNRRRKLAFKVVVQIALDLARGLSYLHSKKIVHRDVKTENMLLDKTRTVKIADFGVARHEAANPSDMTGETGTLGYMAPEVLNGNPYNRKCDVYSYGICLWEVYCCDMPYADLSFSEVTSAVVRQNLRPEIPRCCPSSFANVMKRCWDANPDKRPEMAEVVSMLEAIDTSKGGGMIPVDQPTGCFSCFRQRRGP, from the exons ATGAAGGAGGCGGGCGGAGATGGTGGGGGtgaaggggcggcggcggggccggggtTCGTGAGGGCGGACCAGATCGACCTCAAGAGCCTGGACGAGCAGCTGGAGCGACACCTCAGCCGCGCCTGGACCATGGAGAAGCGCAAGGAGGAGGGGGACAAGGAcgccaagcagcagcagcagcagccgcggcggcgggagggatGGGAGGCCGACCCCGCCAGGCTCGTCGTCAGGGGCGTCATCGCCCGCGGCACCTTCGGCACCGTCCACCGCGGCGTCTACGACGGCCACGACGTCGCAG TGAAATTGCTTGATTGGGGGGAGGATGGTCATAGGTCAGAACAAGAAGTAACAGCAGTAAGAGCAGCTTTTTCACAAGAAGTAACTGTCTGGCATAAGCTTGATCATCCAAATGTAACTAAG TTTATTGGAGCTATCATGGGTGCTAGGGATCTGAATATTCAGACAGAAAATGGAAATATTGGCATGCCAACCAATGTCTGCTGTGTTGTTGTCGAGTATCTCCCTGGAGGAGCACTAAAAACATTTCTGATAAAGAACAGGAGAAGGAAGTTAGCTTTTAAAGTCGTGGTCCAAATAGCTCTCGATCTTGCCAGGGG ATTAAGTTATCTTCACTCGAAGAAGATTGTGCACCGTGACGTGAAGACTGAAAATATGCTTCTTGACAAAACAAGAACTGTGAAAATTGCTGATTTCGGTGTTGCTCGCCATGAGGCTGCAAACCCCAGTGATATGACAGGCGAGACAGGCACCCTTGGTTACATGGCACCTGAG GTTCTCAATGGCAATCCTTACAACAGGAAATGCGATGTGTATAGCTATGGGATCTGCTTGTGGGAGGTATACTGCTGCGATATGCCATACGCAGATTTGAGCTTCTCTGAGGTCACATCTGCTGTTGTTCGTCAG AATCTGAGGCCGGAGATACCACGCTGCTGCCCAAGCTCGTTCGCGAACGTGATGAAGCGCTGCTGGGACGCGAACCCTGACAAGCGGCCGGAGATGGCCGAGGTGGTGTCCATGTTAGAGGCGATCGACACTTCCAAGGGCGGGGGCATGATCCCTGTGGATCAGCCGACAGGGTGCTTCTCGTGCTTCCGGCAGCGCAGGGGCCCTTGA
- the LOC100840608 gene encoding probable calcium-binding protein CML14: protein MTTTTKTTLTPAPAANKGKGAPLRGSQLKQLRELFTRFDMDGDGSLTQLELAALLRSLGLRPTGDDARALLAGMDADGNGAVEFEELASAIAPLLLSPSAAGLVDRDQLLEVFRAFDRDGNGYISAAELARSMARIGQPLTFQELTATMREADADGDGVISFQEFAAVMAKSALDFLGVPT from the coding sequence atgacgacgacgacgaagacaaCGCTaaccccggcgccggcggcgaatAAGGGGAAAGGGGCACCGCTGCGGGGGAGCCAGCTGAAGCAACTCCGGGAGCTCTTCACCCGGTTCGACatggacggcgacggcagccTGACCCAGCTCGAGCTGGCCGCGCTCCTCCGGTCCCTGGGCCTCCGCCCCACGGGGGACGACGCCCGCGCGCTGCTGGCGGGGATGGACGCCGACGGGAACGGCGCCGTGGAGTTCGAGGAGCTGGCGTCCGccatcgcgccgctgctgctgtcgccgtcggcggcgggcctAGTGGACCGGGACCAGCTCCTCGAGGTGTTCCGCGCCTTCGACCGCGACGGGAACGGCTACATctcggcggcggagctggcgCGGTCCATGGCCAGGATCGGCCAGCCGCTCACGTTCCAGGAGCTCACGGCCACCATGCGGGAGGCCGATGCGGACGGGGATGGGGTCATTAGCTTCCAGGAGTTCGCCGCCGTCATGGCCAAGTCCGCCCTCGACTTCCTCGGCGTCCCCACATGA